Proteins from a single region of Mus pahari chromosome 2, PAHARI_EIJ_v1.1, whole genome shotgun sequence:
- the Npvf gene encoding pro-FMRFamide-related neuropeptide VF, giving the protein MEIISLKRFILLTLATSSFLTSNIFCTDELMMPHFHSKEGSGKYSQLRGIPKGEKERSVSFQELKDWGAKNVIKMSPAPANKVPHSAANLPLRFGRTTDEKRSPLARVNMEAGTRSHFPSLPQRFGRTTARSIPKIPAGLPQKPLHSLASSELLYAMICQHQEIQSPGGKQTGRRAFMETDDAERKPEK; this is encoded by the exons AtggaaattatttcattaaaacgATTCATTTTATTGACTTTAGCAACTTCAAGCTTCTTAACATCAAACATCTTCTGTACAGATGAATTAATGATGCCTCATTTTCACAGCAAAGAAGGTTCCGGAAAATACTCCCAG CTGAGAGGAATCccaaaaggggaaaaggaaagaagtgtCAGTTTTCAAGAACTAAAAGATTGGGGGGCAAAGAATGTTATTAAGATGAGTCCAGCCCCTGCCAACAAAGTACCCCACTCAGCAGCCAACCTGCCCCTGAGATTTGGGAGGACCACAGACGAGAAAAGAAGCCCCCTAGCACGGGTCAACATGGAGGCAGGGACcaggagccatttccccagcctgcCCCAAAGGTTTGGGAGAACCACGGCCAGAAGCATCCCCAAGATACCGGCTGGTTTGCCGCAGAAACCCCTGCACTCACTGGCCTCCAGCGAGTTGCTCTACGCCATGATCTGCCAGCATCAAGAAATTCAGAGTCCTGGTGGAAAGCAAACGGG GAGACGAGCTTTCATGGAAACAGATGAtgcagaaaggaaaccagaaaaatag